A stretch of DNA from Thiothrix subterranea:
TCGCGCTGTTGAACAGTTCCGCCATGAGTACCAAGGTGGTTGCCACCAATACCATCAGAAAATCCACCCAGCCCCGGAAGGCGAAGGCCACGATCAATACGATCACTGACAGCACGAGTTTGTAGGTGACACTAAAATCGTATTTGACCGCGTAACTCAGCCCGGATAACACGGTGCGGAATTTCCGCAAGGGGTGATAACCCGCATCCCCGGTGCCGAGAAATTTATTCTTCATGCATAAACCTTTGGCAAAAACACCACACGTAATATCACTGCACAGGCACCCCCTAGCAGTGCGCCGACCAGCACATCACTCGGCCAATGCACTTGTAAATACAGTCTGGACATCATCACCGCGATCACCACACCCGCGAAGACAATGCCCCCGCCGACCCGCAGCGCAGGCGGTAATAAAAACCACAGCGCCACAAAAAATGCAGCGGCTTGTGCCGAATGCGCACTGGGAAATGCTGAATCGACCGGGATCGCGGTCAAGGTCTCAAACAACGCCGGGCGTGGACGTTCAAACCACGCCTTGAGCGTAAAAGCCGCCGCACTTGCCAGCAGAAACGCCGCAGGCAAATACGTGCTGTGTAACGATAGCACGGGGGCATCTCCCAAGCGCCATACCACCAAGATGCCCAACGCACTCAGGGGTACTAACAACCACAGCGACCCTAACCAGGTAACGGATGCAAAAAAATTATCCAGATACGGGGAGCGCAAACCGTGGAAAATGCCCAATATTTGGCTATCCAAGACGTTTAGCATGTCATTTTTCCTGCACCATGTCGCGGTAAGCGTGCCAACTCGCATGGGCAATCAAGGGCATTGCAATAATCAAACCGAGATCAAAGGTTGCAATCCCTAGGCCAATCACGACGGTGATGGTGAGTGCCCATAGCAGCATGGTTAACGGGCTTTTGAAAACGGCACGCACACTGGTGGTCGCCGCCGTCACAATATCCACCTTACGTTCCAATA
This window harbors:
- a CDS encoding phosphatase PAP2 family protein, translating into MLNVLDSQILGIFHGLRSPYLDNFFASVTWLGSLWLLVPLSALGILVVWRLGDAPVLSLHSTYLPAAFLLASAAAFTLKAWFERPRPALFETLTAIPVDSAFPSAHSAQAAAFFVALWFLLPPALRVGGGIVFAGVVIAVMMSRLYLQVHWPSDVLVGALLGGACAVILRVVFLPKVYA
- a CDS encoding diacylglycerol kinase: MKNKFLGTGDAGYHPLRKFRTVLSGLSYAVKYDFSVTYKLVLSVIVLIVAFAFRGWVDFLMVLVATTLVLMAELFNSAIEALCDFVEERHNEKIKVIKDIAAAAVGVSILLWVIVIGMELWSMLTSSPP